The Malus domestica chromosome 13, GDT2T_hap1 genome includes a window with the following:
- the LOC103426028 gene encoding pre-mRNA-processing factor 19-like, which translates to MNCALSGEVPEEPVVSKKSGLLFEKRLIERHISEYGKCPVTGEPLTADDIIPVQTGKIVRPRPAQAASIPGMLGMFQLEWDSLMLANFAMEKQLHTARQELSHALYQHDAACRVIARLKKERDEARSLLAQAERQIPAQSTVTANAAVHSNGTPVADDQQGPGASNIRPGISASILEKMTECNVTLSQQRKMRQISPTLAPVDALERYTQISSHPLHRTSKPGILSIDIQSNKNLIATGGVDTNAVIFDQTSAQIISTLSGHSKKVTSVKFVGQDDLFISGSADKTVRIWQGTDDGNYNCRHILKDHTAEVQAVTVHATGDYFVTASLDSTWCFYDIASGLCLTQVEDASASEGGYTSVAFHPDGLILGTGTSEALVKIWDVKGQSNVATFEGHVGAITAISFSENGYFLATAASDGIKLWDLRKLRNFKKFTPYGAEPTNCVEFDYSGNYLAAAGSDIRIIQTGSVKSEWNTIKTFPDMSGTGKTTSVKFGRDANYIAVGSMDRNLRIFGLPGDDSAMES; encoded by the exons ATGAACTGCGCAC TATCCGGCGAGGTGCCGGAGGAGCCTGTGGTCTCCAAGAAGTCCGGGTTGCTCTTCGAGAAGCGTTTAATCGAACGACATATCTCG GAATATGGAAAATGCCCGGTAACCGGTGAACCACTTACCGCTGATGATATCATTCCAGTTCAAACGGGGAAG ATAGTGAGGCCCAGACCTGCACAAGCTGCTAGTATTCCTGGAATGCTTGGAATGTTCCAGCTT GAATGGGATAGTTTGATGCTAGCCAACTTTGCAATGGAGAAACAACTACATACAGCAAGGCAAGAGTTGAGTCATGCTTTGTATCAG CATGATGCCGCTTGCCGTGTTATTGCAAGACTCAAAAAAGAAAGGGATGAAGCAAGGTCATTACTTGCCCAGGCTGAGAGACAAATTCCCGCACAATCAACAGTTACGGCAAATGCTGCTGTCCATAGCAATGGAACACCAG ttgctGATGACCAGCAAGGACCTGGTGCGAGCAATATACGACCTGGAATATCTGCCAGTATCCTAGAGAAGATGACCGAATGTAATGTAACTCTTTCACAGCAGCGGAAGATGCGGCAG ATATCCCCAACTTTGGCTCCAGTTGATGCGTTGGAGAGGTATACTCAGATATCTAGTCATCCTCTTCATAGAACAAGCAAACCAGGAATTTTATCAATTGACATTCAATCTAACAAG AACCTCATTGCAACTGGAGGGGTTGATACAAATGCTGTAATCTTTGATCAAACATCAGCGCAAATCATATCTACTCTTAGTGGTCATTCGAAGAAG GTTACAAGCGTGAAATTTGTAGGTCAGGATGATCTGTTCATAAGTGGGTCAGCAGACAAG ACAGTTCGCATATGGCAAGGCACTGATGATGGGAACTATAACTGTAGGCACATTTTGAAGGACCATACTGCGGAG GTGCAAGCTGTCACTGTACATGCCACGGGTGACTACTTTGTGACTGCTTCTCTTGATAGTACATGGTGCTTTTACGATATTGCATCTGGGTTATGTCTAACAcag GTTGAGGACGCTTCTGCTTCGGAAGGCGGCTATACATCTGTGGCATTTCATCCTGATGGTCTCATTCTTGGAACAGGCACCTCAGAGGCTCTTGTGAAAATTTGGGATGTAAAGGGTCAG TCAAATGTTGCAACATTTGAGGGACATGTTGGCGCAATAACTGCAATCTCCTTCTCTGAGAATGGTTACTTTCTTGCG ACCGCAGCTAGTGATGGCATTAAGTTGTGGGATCTACGCAAATTGAGGAACTTCAAGAAGTTTACTCCATACGGTGCTGAACCAACAAACTGTG TTGAATTTGACTACAGTGGAAATTACCTTGCTGCTGCAGGCTCTGATATAAG AATCATCCAAACTGGTAGCGTCAAAAGTGAATGGAACACTATAAAGACTTTCCCTGATATGTCTGGCACAG GTAAAACAACAAGCGTGAAGTTTGGACGAGATGCAAATTATATTGCAGTAGGATCAATGGACCGAAACCTTCGCATTTTTGGCCTGCCTGGCGACGATAGTGCAATGGAGTCGTGA
- the LOC103426027 gene encoding uncharacterized protein isoform X2: MRPPHPPPLLFLPLSTTTIIVLRPYSKGGKSLSSYFSLPWVVFGVSRSNKHQSIIVSNGDFESQDESVHRCVECRSPPGENNEKENNPENDDDCASGGSTSGSEVFEEAADQHSLQKQLPLLMDDSVFISSDLHEFLLSSLPNIVKGCQWVLLYSTSKHGISLRTLIRQSAELSGPCLLIVGDRQGAVFGGLLEGPLKPTAKRKYQGTNQTFVFTTIYGEPRLFRPTGANRYYYMCLNDMLALGGGGNYALSLDGDLLSGTSGPSETFGNSCLAHNAEFELKNVELWGFTHASQYLT, encoded by the exons ATGCGCCCACCTCACCCTCCTCCTCTTCTCTTCCTTCCCCTCTCGACGACAACAATCATCGTCCTGAG GCCATATTCTAAAGGAGGTAAATCTTTGTCTTCATACTTTTCGTTACCATGGGTAGTCTTTGGTGTATCCCGATCAAACAAGCATCAATCAATAATTGTTAGTAATGGAGACTTTGAATCCCAAGATGAATCCGTGCATAGATGTGTAGAGTGTCGTTCCCCACCAGGTGAGAACaatgaaaaggaaaacaatCCTGAAAACGATGATGACTGTGCTTCTGGAGGGAGCACCAGTGGTTCTGAGGTATTTGAAGAAGCAGCGGACCAGCACAGTCTACAGAAGCAACTACCGCTTCTTATGGATGACTCTGTCTTTATCTCCTCAGACCTGCATGAATTCTTGCTGTCATCTCTTCCTAATATAGTGAAGGGGTGCCAATGGGTTTTGCTGTATAG TACTTCGAAACATGGTATATCACTCCGCACACTTATCCGCCAAAGCGCCGAGCTTTCTGGTCCTTGCCTGCTG ATTGTTGGAGATAGGCAAGGTGCTGTATTTGGTGGACTTCTAGAGGGCCCCTTGAAACCTACGGCAAAGAGAAAGTATCAA GGAACAAACCAAACATTTGTTTTCACGACCATATATGGAGAACCAAGGCTATTTAGACCGACTG GAGCCAACCGGTATTATTACATGTGTTTGAATGACATGCTTGCTCTTGGGGGAGGTGGTAACTATGCTCTAAGCCTAGATGGAGATTT GTTAAGCGGAACAAGCGGACCAAGTGAGACATTTGGGAACTCATGCTTGGCTCATAATGCAGAATTTGAGTTGAAGAATGTTGAG CTTTGGGGTTTTACACATGCGTCGCAGTACCTTACATAA
- the LOC103426027 gene encoding uncharacterized protein isoform X1: MFTLKDKVTEKLSHLFADAPTSPSSSSLPSPLDDNNHRPEARPYSKGGKSLSSYFSLPWVVFGVSRSNKHQSIIVSNGDFESQDESVHRCVECRSPPGENNEKENNPENDDDCASGGSTSGSEVFEEAADQHSLQKQLPLLMDDSVFISSDLHEFLLSSLPNIVKGCQWVLLYSTSKHGISLRTLIRQSAELSGPCLLIVGDRQGAVFGGLLEGPLKPTAKRKYQGTNQTFVFTTIYGEPRLFRPTGANRYYYMCLNDMLALGGGGNYALSLDGDLLSGTSGPSETFGNSCLAHNAEFELKNVELWGFTHASQYLT, translated from the exons ATGTTCACATTGAAAGACAAAGTTACAGAGAAGCTCTCACATCTCTTTGCCGATGCGCCCACCTCACCCTCCTCCTCTTCTCTTCCTTCCCCTCTCGACGACAACAATCATCGTCCTGAG GCCAGGCCATATTCTAAAGGAGGTAAATCTTTGTCTTCATACTTTTCGTTACCATGGGTAGTCTTTGGTGTATCCCGATCAAACAAGCATCAATCAATAATTGTTAGTAATGGAGACTTTGAATCCCAAGATGAATCCGTGCATAGATGTGTAGAGTGTCGTTCCCCACCAGGTGAGAACaatgaaaaggaaaacaatCCTGAAAACGATGATGACTGTGCTTCTGGAGGGAGCACCAGTGGTTCTGAGGTATTTGAAGAAGCAGCGGACCAGCACAGTCTACAGAAGCAACTACCGCTTCTTATGGATGACTCTGTCTTTATCTCCTCAGACCTGCATGAATTCTTGCTGTCATCTCTTCCTAATATAGTGAAGGGGTGCCAATGGGTTTTGCTGTATAG TACTTCGAAACATGGTATATCACTCCGCACACTTATCCGCCAAAGCGCCGAGCTTTCTGGTCCTTGCCTGCTG ATTGTTGGAGATAGGCAAGGTGCTGTATTTGGTGGACTTCTAGAGGGCCCCTTGAAACCTACGGCAAAGAGAAAGTATCAA GGAACAAACCAAACATTTGTTTTCACGACCATATATGGAGAACCAAGGCTATTTAGACCGACTG GAGCCAACCGGTATTATTACATGTGTTTGAATGACATGCTTGCTCTTGGGGGAGGTGGTAACTATGCTCTAAGCCTAGATGGAGATTT GTTAAGCGGAACAAGCGGACCAAGTGAGACATTTGGGAACTCATGCTTGGCTCATAATGCAGAATTTGAGTTGAAGAATGTTGAG CTTTGGGGTTTTACACATGCGTCGCAGTACCTTACATAA